One Candidatus Zixiibacteriota bacterium genomic window carries:
- the lptC gene encoding LPS export ABC transporter periplasmic protein LptC: MHQPKVLALILTLLLAIALSGCGRDDLPSNGRTATVDSAIHPDTETSGAVIHLFDRGQVTAEIHAAKIVQFSSKDSTMAYALDIDSYDSAGTVGTEVTGDSAIIRQDEGFFTVFGNVVVITPDQRRLETEYLHWNSQSDRIYTDAYVTITTPQETIRGWGLEADQRVRRYKILHQVSAEIEDASRLEQEVGPGGSGE, translated from the coding sequence ATGCACCAACCCAAGGTTCTTGCGCTGATCCTCACCCTCCTTCTCGCGATCGCCCTGAGCGGTTGCGGGCGGGACGACCTGCCCTCCAACGGGCGCACCGCCACCGTGGACAGCGCGATACATCCGGACACCGAAACCAGCGGCGCCGTCATCCACCTGTTTGATCGCGGCCAGGTGACGGCCGAGATTCACGCAGCCAAGATCGTGCAGTTTTCCTCCAAGGATTCGACGATGGCGTACGCCCTGGATATCGACTCTTATGATTCGGCCGGGACGGTCGGTACCGAGGTTACGGGAGATTCCGCGATTATTCGGCAGGATGAGGGATTTTTCACGGTCTTCGGTAACGTCGTGGTCATCACACCCGACCAGCGCCGCCTCGAGACTGAGTATCTCCACTGGAACTCCCAGAGCGACCGGATCTACACCGACGCTTATGTGACGATCACCACTCCGCAGGAGACGATCCGCGGATGGGGTCTGGAGGCGGACCAACGCGTACGCCGCTACAAGATTCTCCATCAGGTGTCGGCCGAGATCGAAGACGCCTCCCGACTGGAGCAGGAGGTCGGCCCGGGGGGATCGGGCGAGTAG
- a CDS encoding helix-hairpin-helix domain-containing protein: MNRYFEFSRRQLYVLAVLCTSAAALGSYAALARLDFSAPEPAGLPLTAGTFADPALPALSIGGMAIGSFVLDPNTAPSDSLELLPGIGPTKAAAMIAARDTLPFAGPDDLLRVDGIGPKTLQKVRPFIKIAGPETPAP; this comes from the coding sequence ATGAACCGGTATTTCGAGTTCTCCAGACGTCAGTTGTATGTTCTCGCCGTGCTCTGTACCTCGGCGGCGGCTCTGGGCAGTTATGCCGCGCTGGCGCGTCTGGACTTCTCGGCGCCGGAACCGGCGGGCCTGCCCCTGACCGCCGGGACCTTCGCCGACCCCGCCCTCCCGGCCTTATCGATCGGGGGGATGGCGATCGGCAGTTTCGTGCTCGACCCGAACACAGCCCCCTCCGACTCGTTGGAGTTGCTGCCGGGGATCGGGCCGACCAAAGCGGCGGCCATGATCGCCGCTCGCGACACGTTGCCGTTCGCCGGGCCCGACGATCTGCTCAGGGTGGACGGCATCGGGCCGAAGACGCTCCAGAAGGTGCGGCCGTTCATCAAGATCGCCGGCCCGGAAACACCCGCCCCATGA
- the coaD gene encoding pantetheine-phosphate adenylyltransferase, with product MSLIERACSLFDEVIVAVALNAGKNPFFEFEERIQLVEQSVRARDFSPQVKVVGFDGLLADVATDVKARAIIRGLRAVSDFEYEFQMALMNRKLAREIETVFLMPALSWVYLSSTIVKDVAVHGGDVNGLVPPPVRAALRRRNKLRS from the coding sequence ATGTCGTTGATCGAACGCGCCTGCAGCCTGTTCGACGAAGTGATCGTCGCGGTGGCCCTGAACGCCGGGAAAAATCCTTTTTTTGAGTTTGAGGAACGCATTCAGCTGGTCGAGCAATCCGTTCGCGCGAGAGATTTTTCCCCTCAAGTGAAAGTCGTCGGTTTCGACGGTCTTCTGGCCGACGTAGCGACCGACGTCAAGGCCCGCGCGATTATCCGCGGCCTGCGGGCGGTGTCCGACTTTGAGTACGAATTCCAAATGGCGCTCATGAACCGTAAGCTCGCCCGGGAGATCGAAACCGTGTTCCTCATGCCGGCCCTCTCCTGGGTCTATCTCTCGTCGACCATTGTGAAAGACGTGGCGGTTCACGGCGGCGACGTCAACGGCCTCGTGCCGCCGCCGGTCCGCGCCGCGCTGCGGCGAAGGAACAAGCTCCGTTCGTGA
- the lysS gene encoding lysine--tRNA ligase, with the protein MPLADLIRIRYQKACDLQARGINPYPYRYDRDHEIAALLADFDTLAERQTAVRIAGRVMLIRKMGKVFFADLRDQSDRIQIYLKIDTVGEDQFRLFDAVDLGDIVGCEGTLFVTRTGERTLNVRRFELLTKALHPLPDKRAGLTDVEMRYRRRYADLIANPEVRATFLKRTAIVQAIRDFFNRRGFLEVETPILQPIYGGASARPFKTHHHKLDEDMYLRIADELYLKRLIVGGFEKVWEYCKDFRNEGMDRLHNPEFSMVEAYWAYADYRDMARLVEELVRHVAFAVHGAYRFTYGEREIDVAPPFRWVSMVDSIREAAGLDLMALSYEQARAEAKKMHLPDEDLTNWGKCVEAIWEAKVEPTLVQPTFIADFPREISPLAKVHRENPRLAERFELFIAGQETANAFSELNDPVDQLRRFIEQGKALAAGDEEAQPLDDDFITALTYGMPPTAGLGLGVDRFVMLLTNQHTIREVLLFPQMKRELADGAVPVSRILARIIGADKETP; encoded by the coding sequence ATCCCGCTGGCCGACCTGATTCGCATCCGGTACCAGAAGGCCTGCGACCTTCAGGCCCGGGGGATCAACCCCTACCCGTACCGCTACGACCGCGACCATGAGATCGCCGCCCTGCTCGCCGATTTCGACACGCTCGCGGAGCGCCAGACGGCGGTGCGGATCGCCGGCCGCGTCATGCTCATCCGCAAGATGGGCAAGGTGTTTTTCGCCGATCTCCGCGATCAGTCCGACCGCATCCAGATCTACCTCAAGATCGACACCGTCGGCGAGGACCAGTTCCGCCTGTTCGACGCGGTCGACCTCGGCGACATCGTGGGTTGCGAGGGGACGCTGTTCGTGACCCGCACGGGCGAGCGGACGCTCAACGTGCGCCGGTTCGAACTGCTGACCAAGGCGCTCCACCCCCTTCCGGACAAGCGGGCGGGCCTGACCGACGTCGAAATGCGCTACCGGCGCCGCTACGCCGACCTGATCGCCAACCCGGAGGTGCGCGCGACCTTTCTCAAGCGCACCGCCATCGTCCAGGCCATCCGCGACTTCTTCAACCGCCGCGGCTTCCTCGAGGTCGAGACCCCCATCCTTCAGCCGATTTACGGAGGCGCCAGCGCCCGGCCGTTCAAGACGCACCACCACAAGCTCGACGAGGACATGTACCTCCGGATCGCCGACGAACTCTACCTCAAGCGCCTCATTGTCGGCGGATTCGAGAAAGTCTGGGAGTACTGCAAGGACTTCCGCAACGAAGGGATGGACCGGCTGCACAACCCGGAGTTCTCGATGGTCGAGGCCTACTGGGCGTATGCGGACTACCGCGACATGGCCCGCCTGGTCGAAGAGCTGGTGCGCCACGTGGCCTTTGCCGTCCACGGCGCCTACCGCTTCACCTACGGCGAGCGGGAGATCGACGTCGCCCCGCCGTTCCGGTGGGTGTCGATGGTGGATTCGATCCGGGAGGCGGCCGGCCTCGACCTGATGGCCCTGTCTTATGAGCAGGCGAGAGCCGAGGCGAAGAAGATGCACCTTCCCGACGAGGACCTGACCAACTGGGGGAAGTGCGTGGAGGCGATCTGGGAAGCAAAAGTGGAACCGACGCTCGTGCAGCCGACCTTCATCGCCGATTTCCCGCGGGAGATTTCGCCGCTGGCCAAGGTCCACCGGGAGAATCCCCGTTTGGCCGAACGGTTCGAGTTGTTCATCGCCGGCCAGGAGACCGCCAACGCCTTCTCCGAACTCAACGACCCGGTCGACCAGCTCCGGCGGTTCATCGAGCAGGGAAAAGCGCTGGCCGCCGGCGACGAAGAGGCGCAGCCGCTCGATGACGATTTCATCACCGCCCTCACCTACGGCATGCCGCCGACGGCCGGGCTCGGCCTGGGCGTCGACCGCTTCGTCATGCTCTTGACCAACCAGCACACGATCCGCGAGGTGCTCCTGTTCCCGCAGATGAAGCGGGAGCTGGCGGACGGCGCGGTGCCGGTGTCGCGCATCCTGGCCCGGATCATCGGCGCCGACAAGGAGACCCCGTGA
- a CDS encoding RNA-binding protein has translation MNIYVGNLPFSTDEEELKAKFEAYGTVTSAKIIMDRVSGRSRGFAFVEMPNDEEAQAAIDGLQGSDYGGRALTVSEARPREGGGGGGGRGGGRDRDRGDRERW, from the coding sequence ATGAATATCTACGTTGGCAATCTTCCGTTCAGCACTGATGAAGAGGAGCTGAAGGCGAAGTTTGAGGCGTACGGCACCGTGACCTCGGCCAAGATCATCATGGACCGGGTGAGCGGTCGGTCCCGCGGGTTTGCGTTTGTCGAAATGCCGAATGACGAAGAGGCCCAGGCGGCGATTGACGGCCTCCAGGGGAGCGACTACGGCGGCCGCGCCCTGACGGTCAGCGAAGCCCGTCCGCGCGAAGGCGGCGGGGGCGGCGGCGGGCGCGGGGGCGGACGCGACCGCGATCGCGGCGACCGCGAACGCTGGTAG
- the fumC gene encoding class II fumarate hydratase — protein MEYRIETDTMGEMKVPADRYYGCQTARSLHNFRIGGERMPRELIRAMGILKKAAALVNMELGTLPKDKGELIVRAADEVIEGKLDEHFPLVIWQTGSGTQTNMNANEVISNRAIELAGGVLGSKKPIHPNDDVNKAQSSNDTFPTAMHIAAAEETHRRLIPMVAQLHDTLRQKSEEYRDIIKIGRTHLMDATPLTLGQEISGWTAQLALGLDRVRGALVRVYPLALGGTAVGTGLNTHPEFAERSAKTIARLTGLPFVSAPNKFEALASHDALVEFHGALKTLAASLFKIANDIRWLGSGPRCGIGELILPENEPGSSIMPGKVNPTQPEAMTMVCAQVMGNDVTVNIGGMSGNFELNVFKPVIIYNVLQSIRLLADACEMFNEHCAVGLRADKDRLAAHLRNSLMLVTALNPHVGYDNAAKIAKKAHAEGTTLKEAAVALGLLTPEKFDEVVRPEEMIGPRR, from the coding sequence ATGGAATACCGCATCGAAACCGATACGATGGGCGAGATGAAGGTGCCGGCCGACCGCTACTACGGCTGCCAGACCGCCCGGTCCCTGCACAACTTCCGCATCGGCGGCGAGCGCATGCCGCGCGAACTGATCCGCGCCATGGGGATCCTCAAGAAAGCCGCCGCCCTGGTCAACATGGAGCTCGGCACGCTGCCCAAAGACAAAGGGGAGCTGATCGTCCGGGCCGCGGATGAGGTAATCGAGGGGAAGCTCGACGAGCACTTCCCGCTGGTGATCTGGCAGACGGGCTCCGGCACCCAGACCAACATGAACGCCAACGAGGTGATCTCCAACCGGGCGATCGAACTGGCCGGCGGTGTTCTCGGCAGCAAGAAGCCGATTCACCCGAACGACGACGTCAACAAGGCCCAGTCCTCCAACGACACGTTTCCGACCGCCATGCACATCGCCGCCGCCGAGGAGACCCACCGCCGGCTGATCCCGATGGTGGCGCAACTGCACGACACGCTGCGGCAGAAGTCCGAGGAGTACCGGGACATCATCAAGATCGGGCGCACGCACTTGATGGACGCCACGCCGCTCACGCTGGGCCAGGAGATTTCGGGCTGGACCGCCCAGCTGGCCCTCGGCCTTGACCGGGTCCGCGGCGCCCTCGTGCGGGTCTACCCGCTCGCCCTGGGCGGCACGGCGGTCGGCACGGGTCTGAACACCCATCCGGAATTCGCCGAACGGTCGGCGAAAACGATCGCCCGCCTGACCGGCCTGCCCTTTGTGTCGGCGCCGAACAAATTCGAGGCGCTCGCGAGCCACGACGCGCTGGTGGAGTTCCACGGCGCGCTCAAGACGCTGGCGGCCTCCCTGTTCAAAATCGCCAACGACATCCGCTGGCTCGGCTCCGGGCCCCGGTGCGGCATCGGCGAACTGATCCTCCCCGAAAACGAACCCGGGTCCTCGATCATGCCCGGCAAGGTCAACCCGACCCAGCCGGAAGCGATGACCATGGTGTGCGCGCAGGTGATGGGCAACGACGTCACAGTCAACATCGGCGGAATGTCCGGCAATTTCGAACTGAACGTCTTCAAACCGGTGATCATCTACAATGTCCTCCAGTCGATCCGGCTGCTCGCCGACGCCTGCGAGATGTTCAACGAGCACTGCGCGGTCGGCCTGCGGGCCGACAAGGACCGCCTCGCCGCCCACCTGCGGAACTCGCTCATGCTCGTGACCGCACTCAACCCGCACGTCGGGTACGACAACGCGGCCAAGATCGCCAAGAAGGCCCACGCCGAGGGGACGACGCTCAAGGAAGCGGCGGTGGCGCTCGGGCTTCTGACGCCGGAGAAGTTCGACGAAGTGGTGCGCCCCGAGGAGATGATCGGCCCCCGCAGATAA
- a CDS encoding TOBE domain-containing protein, which produces MKYGARNQIRAKVTSVKKGDVMSLVKFQITPPAQAASVLTTESLSDLKLKKGDEVILVIKAIHVLPVKDA; this is translated from the coding sequence ATGAAGTACGGTGCGCGCAATCAGATCCGGGCGAAAGTCACGTCCGTGAAGAAGGGGGACGTCATGTCGCTGGTCAAGTTCCAGATCACCCCTCCGGCCCAGGCGGCCTCGGTGCTGACCACCGAGTCCCTCAGCGACCTCAAGCTGAAGAAGGGGGATGAGGTCATCCTGGTCATCAAGGCGATTCACGTGCTGCCGGTGAAAGACGCCTGA
- a CDS encoding NUDIX hydrolase translates to MRSPALTVDVIIEFPDGSIVLIERGHEPYKGRLALPGGFVEYGERVEEAAVREAREETGLEIRLDRLVGVYSDPARDPRGHTVSVVYHAEPIGGVLAGGDDAARAVRTRAYLGRPLAFDHARILRDAFGDRRADGTPEA, encoded by the coding sequence ATGAGATCCCCCGCCTTGACGGTCGACGTGATCATCGAGTTCCCCGACGGTTCCATTGTCCTGATCGAGCGCGGCCATGAACCGTACAAGGGACGGCTCGCCCTCCCCGGCGGCTTCGTCGAGTACGGCGAGCGGGTCGAGGAGGCGGCCGTCCGCGAGGCCAGAGAGGAAACCGGTCTGGAGATTCGCCTCGATCGGCTGGTCGGTGTCTACTCCGACCCCGCGCGCGACCCGCGCGGGCACACGGTCTCGGTCGTGTACCATGCGGAGCCGATCGGCGGGGTGTTGGCCGGCGGGGATGACGCCGCCCGCGCTGTCCGCACCCGCGCCTACCTCGGCCGGCCGCTGGCGTTCGACCACGCCCGGATCCTCCGCGACGCATTCGGGGACCGCCGGGCGGACGGTACGCCGGAAGCCTAG
- a CDS encoding DUF814 domain-containing protein: MQTALHILSLIDEIRREMVGGRVASTEFYKKERAAYLFVKGPHTRVAFGFLYHPHGAGVFVVPASKVTIETKEKPWPIFDLDGALVAGVEPFGLDRLFALHFRAGDTESRVVCEAMGANGNLWLLDADGRLRGTLRKREFTPGGIYAPPEPFAGLDPFAAAAEALAAHLDEAPGMSAAALLQRHVTGFNRTLAVEAVHRSRTEPGDRSPEALAAVAGAVRDLAERFRTPETGCLYTVGGRLEAYPFKLASVAEPPEKFKSLSLAVMQMASRRQTTVEQEDEEKTVLAAVGRAIARLERRIRNIESDLAEAADFEKFRKFGELLQINFDALARGMEAITVDDVYADPHTPLTIPLDPALGPAENAEVYFRRYRKGREGLELLQRRLDISRQELEELRRMQAELGRQFESARERYRADLEALLPKEGTREDAAPRLPFRAYTLSTGLTIWVGKDGSDNDRTTFEYAKPHEIWLHAQQCPGSHVVIKHPNKSFVPSKQEIAEAAAIAAWFSKARNDTLVPVIYTERRYVRKPRKAKPGLVTVEREKSVMVTPAKPAD; the protein is encoded by the coding sequence ATGCAGACCGCCCTTCACATCCTGAGCCTGATCGACGAGATCCGCCGCGAGATGGTCGGCGGTCGGGTGGCCTCGACCGAGTTCTACAAGAAGGAGCGCGCGGCGTACCTGTTCGTCAAGGGCCCCCACACGCGCGTCGCCTTCGGCTTCCTGTACCACCCGCACGGGGCCGGGGTCTTCGTCGTGCCGGCCTCGAAAGTGACGATCGAGACGAAAGAGAAACCGTGGCCGATTTTCGACCTCGACGGGGCGCTGGTCGCCGGCGTCGAGCCGTTCGGCCTGGACCGCCTGTTTGCGCTTCACTTTCGCGCCGGGGACACCGAATCCCGCGTCGTGTGCGAGGCCATGGGGGCCAACGGCAACCTCTGGCTGCTCGATGCCGACGGCCGCCTCCGCGGCACCCTGCGCAAGCGCGAGTTCACCCCCGGCGGGATCTACGCCCCCCCCGAACCGTTCGCCGGACTGGATCCGTTTGCGGCCGCCGCCGAGGCGCTCGCCGCGCATTTGGACGAAGCTCCCGGGATGAGCGCCGCCGCCCTGCTCCAGAGACACGTCACCGGATTCAACCGGACCCTCGCGGTCGAGGCGGTCCACCGCAGCCGCACTGAGCCCGGCGACCGCTCGCCGGAGGCTCTGGCCGCGGTCGCGGGAGCGGTGCGCGACCTGGCGGAGCGGTTCCGCACCCCTGAGACCGGCTGCCTCTACACAGTCGGCGGCCGCCTCGAGGCCTACCCCTTCAAACTGGCCTCGGTCGCCGAACCGCCGGAGAAATTCAAGTCCCTCTCGCTGGCGGTCATGCAGATGGCCTCCCGGCGCCAGACGACGGTCGAGCAGGAGGATGAGGAGAAGACCGTGCTCGCGGCGGTCGGGCGGGCGATCGCGCGGCTCGAGCGGCGCATCCGGAACATCGAATCCGATCTGGCCGAGGCGGCCGATTTCGAGAAGTTTCGGAAATTCGGGGAGCTCCTGCAGATTAATTTCGACGCTCTCGCGCGGGGCATGGAGGCGATCACGGTTGACGACGTCTACGCCGACCCGCATACGCCGCTCACGATCCCGCTCGATCCGGCGCTCGGGCCGGCCGAGAACGCCGAGGTCTATTTCCGAAGATACCGCAAGGGGCGGGAGGGGCTGGAGCTGCTGCAGCGGCGGCTCGACATCAGCCGCCAGGAACTCGAGGAACTCCGGCGGATGCAGGCGGAACTCGGCCGGCAGTTCGAATCCGCGCGCGAGCGCTACCGCGCCGACCTCGAGGCGCTTCTGCCGAAAGAGGGGACCCGCGAGGATGCCGCGCCGCGCCTCCCCTTCCGCGCCTACACGCTCTCCACGGGGCTGACGATCTGGGTGGGGAAGGACGGTTCCGACAACGACCGCACCACCTTCGAGTACGCCAAGCCGCACGAGATCTGGCTGCACGCGCAGCAGTGTCCCGGCTCGCACGTGGTGATCAAACACCCGAACAAGTCGTTCGTGCCGTCGAAGCAGGAGATTGCCGAGGCGGCGGCGATCGCGGCCTGGTTCTCGAAAGCCCGCAACGACACGCTCGTCCCGGTGATCTACACCGAGCGCCGCTATGTCCGCAAGCCCCGCAAGGCCAAGCCGGGGCTGGTGACGGTGGAGCGTGAGAAATCGGTGATGGTCACGCCGGCCAAGCCGGCCGACTAG
- a CDS encoding omptin family outer membrane protease: MNRILIALLLCLAATPPSPTANVKPRVSLQPSLRYGFGETEYVLDARWYDDEGVLQHLKSQLEFPLDGLYAGLEGRVRWNPASTKPWDSKLSVSTNLSDPAGDMTDRDWSTFWESGSETFYLPSFTELSSTVSSAESRSWVVAAEVGKVLAAGPKGSIRLFAGYRYQHIAQKAIGISGWQMVNVGGELVKGYFDGSRDGTTFIDYEVTFHSPQAGLGLSLAVTDRAAVAARAAYAPVFASDRDDHVVRNFLSEASINGHGVIGEAEVEWELGRGDSWGLFLSAGGEFLYFSASGTGTQFYYGDDPGTRNEDETGQYAAGVPHEIHTTQGRVGLGLALRF; the protein is encoded by the coding sequence ATGAATCGCATCTTGATCGCCCTGCTGTTGTGCCTCGCCGCCACGCCGCCCTCACCGACCGCGAACGTCAAACCGCGAGTCAGCCTCCAGCCTTCCCTCCGGTACGGGTTCGGGGAGACCGAGTACGTGCTCGACGCCCGATGGTACGACGACGAGGGGGTGCTCCAGCATCTGAAAAGCCAGCTTGAGTTCCCGCTGGACGGCCTCTATGCGGGGCTGGAGGGGAGGGTGCGCTGGAACCCGGCCTCGACCAAACCCTGGGACTCGAAACTGAGCGTGTCCACCAACCTCAGCGACCCGGCCGGCGACATGACCGACCGCGACTGGTCGACCTTCTGGGAGAGCGGGAGCGAGACGTTCTACCTCCCGTCGTTCACGGAGCTCTCCAGCACCGTGTCCAGCGCCGAGTCGCGGTCCTGGGTGGTTGCGGCCGAGGTGGGCAAGGTACTCGCGGCCGGGCCCAAGGGGAGCATCCGGCTGTTTGCGGGCTACCGCTACCAGCATATCGCGCAGAAGGCGATCGGGATCTCGGGGTGGCAGATGGTGAATGTCGGGGGGGAACTCGTCAAGGGCTACTTTGACGGCTCCCGCGACGGGACGACCTTTATCGATTACGAGGTCACATTCCACAGCCCGCAGGCGGGCCTCGGGCTTTCCCTCGCCGTCACCGACCGTGCGGCGGTGGCCGCCCGGGCGGCCTACGCGCCGGTGTTTGCCTCCGACCGCGACGACCACGTGGTGCGGAATTTTCTCTCGGAGGCCTCGATCAACGGCCACGGCGTCATCGGCGAAGCGGAGGTCGAGTGGGAGTTGGGCCGGGGGGATAGCTGGGGGTTGTTTCTCTCGGCCGGCGGCGAATTCCTCTATTTCTCCGCCTCCGGCACCGGCACGCAGTTTTACTACGGCGACGACCCCGGCACGCGCAACGAAGATGAGACCGGGCAATACGCGGCCGGCGTGCCGCACGAGATCCACACCACCCAGGGGCGCGTCGGGCTGGGCCTGGCGCTGCGCTTCTAG
- the ispG gene encoding flavodoxin-dependent (E)-4-hydroxy-3-methylbut-2-enyl-diphosphate synthase yields MELTYPIRRRKSKAVKIGSVIIGGGFPVAIQSMTTADTRNVEATVAQTLDLFAAGCDIVRLSVLNHEAADCLPEIRRRVPDRPLVADIHFQYKLALKAIAAGFDKIRINPGNIGAEWKVREVTRAARDAGVPIRIGVNSGSLPKDLLETYGHDDPRAFTEAALREIAVLQDMGCADIVISVKSTNAETAFWAYHMLAAQTEYPLHVGITEAGTLETGSLKSAVGIGAILMTGIGDTIRVSLSADPIHEPRVARQILTACNLKNEGVQVIACPTCGRCQIDMIPLAESVERKTRHIKTPLKVAVMGCAVNGPGEAAAADVGIAGGDGMGMIIRKGQIIKRFPEAELEQRLLDEIEELTGEKIPR; encoded by the coding sequence ATGGAACTGACTTACCCCATCCGGCGCCGCAAGAGCAAGGCGGTCAAGATCGGCAGCGTGATCATCGGGGGCGGGTTCCCCGTCGCGATCCAGTCGATGACCACGGCCGATACACGCAACGTCGAGGCCACGGTCGCGCAGACGCTTGACCTGTTCGCGGCCGGCTGCGACATCGTCCGCCTCTCCGTGCTCAACCATGAGGCCGCCGACTGCCTGCCCGAGATCCGCCGCCGCGTGCCCGACCGCCCCCTCGTCGCCGACATCCACTTCCAGTACAAACTGGCGCTCAAAGCGATCGCGGCCGGGTTCGATAAGATCCGCATCAACCCGGGCAACATCGGGGCGGAGTGGAAAGTCCGCGAGGTGACCCGGGCGGCCCGCGACGCCGGCGTGCCGATCCGCATCGGGGTCAATTCCGGATCGCTGCCCAAGGATCTGCTCGAGACCTACGGCCACGACGATCCCCGCGCCTTCACCGAGGCGGCCCTGCGGGAAATCGCGGTGCTCCAGGACATGGGGTGCGCCGACATCGTGATTTCGGTCAAATCGACCAACGCCGAAACGGCCTTCTGGGCCTACCACATGCTCGCGGCCCAGACCGAGTACCCGCTCCACGTCGGGATCACTGAGGCGGGGACGCTCGAGACCGGGAGCCTCAAGTCGGCGGTCGGAATCGGGGCGATCCTCATGACCGGGATCGGCGACACGATCCGGGTGTCGCTCTCGGCCGATCCCATCCACGAACCGCGGGTGGCCCGGCAGATTCTCACCGCCTGCAACCTGAAAAACGAGGGGGTGCAGGTGATCGCCTGCCCGACCTGCGGCCGCTGCCAGATCGACATGATCCCCCTGGCGGAGTCGGTCGAACGGAAGACGCGCCACATCAAAACGCCGCTCAAAGTGGCGGTCATGGGCTGCGCCGTGAACGGGCCGGGGGAAGCCGCGGCCGCCGATGTCGGAATCGCGGGCGGCGACGGGATGGGGATGATCATCCGCAAAGGGCAAATCATCAAGCGCTTCCCCGAGGCCGAACTGGAGCAGCGGCTCCTGGACGAGATCGAAGAGCTGACCGGAGAAAAGATCCCGCGCTAG
- a CDS encoding YraN family protein: protein MPSSKRPRGKGTGRVAAGRRYERLAADFFRANGFEVRAQNFRAGAREIDLIVQRDRLVVFVEVKAARDESFGHPAERVDGRKREHLVAAARRYMGENDLSGCDLRFDCITFVGGQIEHYPNAFLVEE, encoded by the coding sequence ATGCCCTCGTCTAAGCGCCCCCGCGGCAAGGGGACCGGCCGGGTGGCCGCCGGCCGCCGCTACGAACGGCTGGCCGCCGATTTCTTCCGCGCCAACGGTTTCGAAGTGAGAGCGCAAAACTTCCGCGCCGGAGCGCGCGAGATCGATCTCATCGTGCAACGCGACCGCCTCGTCGTGTTCGTCGAGGTGAAAGCCGCGCGCGACGAGAGCTTCGGGCACCCGGCCGAACGGGTCGACGGACGCAAGCGGGAACACCTCGTGGCCGCCGCCCGGCGCTACATGGGCGAAAACGACCTGAGCGGCTGCGATCTGCGCTTCGACTGCATTACCTTTGTCGGGGGACAAATCGAGCACTATCCCAACGCGTTCCTGGTCGAGGAGTAG
- a CDS encoding ribonuclease HII, whose product MTTHMRKTASLPIDDVAGMLANLGFRTMCGVDEAGRGPLAGPVVAAAVIVPHGFALDGLTDSKLMTPAQRDEVFARIAEAGFPCAVGIIDHETIDRVNILKASLLAMRRAVMELPAPPECVIVDGNHTIPNLAFPQYALVHGDRLCPAVSAASVIAKVTRDRIMDRMERLYPQFRFSQHKGYCTPAHLEELRAHGPCEIHRKSFGPVAELLQYALV is encoded by the coding sequence ATGACGACCCACATGCGAAAAACGGCTTCCCTGCCGATCGACGACGTCGCGGGGATGCTGGCGAACCTCGGATTCCGCACCATGTGCGGCGTCGACGAGGCCGGGCGGGGACCGCTCGCCGGACCGGTGGTGGCGGCCGCCGTCATTGTGCCGCACGGGTTCGCTCTCGACGGACTCACTGATTCCAAGCTCATGACGCCCGCGCAGCGCGACGAGGTGTTCGCCCGGATCGCCGAAGCGGGCTTTCCCTGCGCGGTCGGCATCATCGACCACGAGACCATCGACCGGGTCAACATTCTGAAAGCCTCGCTTCTGGCGATGCGCCGGGCGGTGATGGAACTGCCCGCCCCTCCCGAGTGCGTGATTGTCGACGGCAACCACACGATTCCTAACCTGGCCTTCCCCCAGTACGCGCTCGTCCACGGCGACCGGCTCTGCCCGGCGGTCTCGGCGGCCTCGGTGATCGCGAAAGTGACCCGCGACCGGATCATGGATCGCATGGAACGCCTCTACCCGCAGTTCCGGTTCTCCCAGCACAAGGGGTACTGCACGCCCGCCCACCTCGAGGAACTCCGCGCCCACGGGCCGTGCGAGATTCACCGCAAGTCTTTCGGCCCCGTCGCCGAACTGCTCCAGTATGCCCTCGTCTAA